In a single window of the Botrytis cinerea B05.10 chromosome 12, complete sequence genome:
- the Bcerg8 gene encoding Bcerg8 — MGYQTPDGFQIPFSDRLPNVIPLVIAIDSLNPHANEICHSASLIPACPANSASVVIFSYPGSHTRPPKKAFSPVQSRSSSKNRMTNHITAVSAPGKVFLAGGYLVLDRDYTALVFGLSARIHVLVQDIATTSGVQLSDIIVKSPQFREAAWNYGFHLIKDDGGIEVTQLKSSSSASISRNPFVETALLYALTYISSVLPSTTIKPTSITILADKDYYSNPSTKAIATDAHHQFLDFGVRLEDAHKTGLGSSAALVTAFTGAILSHYLPSTIFSLDTKEGQSKLHNLAQAAHCAAQGKVGSGFDIATAVYGTSLYRRFSPSVLSSLGEPGSPGFSTRVKASVEDTAPQKWDTQIEKGKITIPQGMALVMCDVDCGSQTVGMVKKVLEWRKRDPAVSKALWDELQSRNEKLAEILSSGSDISAAGPAFSAIREKIREMGKLSGVPIEPEEQTKLLDDVIENVEGVIGGVVPGAGGYDAIVLLVRDDQETVDQIKSFLAQWGNVKLLGVKGEMDGARVEDGGLYGTLLL; from the exons ATGGGGTATCAAACGCCCGACGGCTTTCAAATCCCTTTCTCGGACCGTTTGCCGAATGTGATTCCGTTGGTCATTGCTATTGACTCACTCAACCCTCATGCTAATGAAATTTGTCACTCTGCCTCTCTCATCCCAGCTTGTCCTGCAAATTCCGCCTCAGTTGTCATATTCTCGTATCCTGGCTCACACACTCGCCCACCAAAGAAAGCATtcagtccagtccagtctCGATCATCATCAAAGAACAGGATGACTAATCACATAACTGCCGTATCGGCCCCGGGCAAGGTCTTCTTAGCAGGAGGGTATCTAGTGTTGGATCGTGATTATACCGCTTTGGTGTTTGGTCTTAGTGCCCGGATTCACGTGTTGGTGCAAGATATTGCGACGACTTCTGGGGTGCAGCTGTCGGATATCATTGTCAAGAGTCCTCAATTCCGGGAAGCGGCTTGGAATTACGGATTTCACCTGATTAAGGATGATGGGGGTATTGAAGTGACCCAATTAAAAAG CTCGTCATCAGCTTCAATTTCTCGAAATCCATTCGTAGAAACTGCATTACTCTACGCCCTAACCTACATATCCTCGGTTCTCCCATCTACCACTATCAAACCAACCTCCATTACAATCTTAGCTGACAAAGATTACTACTCCAACCCCTCCACCAAAGCTATTGCCACCGATGCACACCATCAATTCCTTGACTTTGGCGTCCGCCTCGAAGACGCTCATAAGACGGGCCTTGGCTCTTCTGCAGCCTTGGTGACTGCTTTCACCGGTGCAATTCTCTCCCACTATCTTCCTTCCACAATATTCTCTCTCGATACCAAAGAAGGCCAATCTAAACTCCACAACCTAGCTCAAGCAGCCCACTGTGCAGCCCAAGGGAAAGTTGGCTCAGGTTTCGATATCGCAACCGCCGTCTACGGCACCTCCCTCTACCGTCGCTTTTCCCCCTCggttctctcttccctcgGCGAACCAGGCTCCCCAGGTTTCTCCACCCGCGTCAAAGCTTCGGTTGAAGACACCGCCCCTCAAAAATGGGACACCCAAATCGAAAAAGGCAAAATCACCATCCCCCAAGGTATGGCTCTCGTCATGTGCGACGTCGATTGCGGATCCCAAACCGTCGGCATGGTCAAAAAGGTTCTCGAATGGCGAAAACGTGATCCCGCCGTCTCGAAAGCATTGTGGGATGAATTGCAATCGCGAAATGAGAAATTGGCAGAGATTCTCTCGTCGGGAAGTGATATTAGTGCGGCCGGCCCTGCGTTCTCGGCTATCAGAGAGAAAATTAGAGAAATGGGTAAGCTTTCCGGAGTGCCGATTGAACCTGAAGAGCAGACGAAATTGCTAGATGACGTCATTGAGAATGTGGAGGGGGTTATTGGTGGTGTAGTCCCTGGAGCTGGAGGCTACGATGCGATTGTTCTATTGGTTAGAGATGATCAGGAGACGGTGGATCAGATTAAATCGTTCCTGGCGCAATGGGGTAATGTGAAATTGTTGGGTGTCAAGGGGGAAATGGATGGTGCGAGAGTAGAGGATGGTGGGTTGTACGGAACTTTACTTTTGTAG
- the Bcgst24 gene encoding Bcgst24, whose translation MASFTSIKYTPAEETELKQWTLTSERLKTSSSETSSLLDSLNTHLASRTTLLGSKPSSADIAIYESLAPQVAKWSSEERTGEKGHPNIVRHVDFVQNSPIFGLNIEEEKKVKVDAEEILYVKPPVDAKAEKERLKKEKAAAAAAAAGGEQKEVADRTKEKSDKGVVAQVAEKVAEAKDTIVAAVTGEQPQFPRQKKEKKEKAPKPQKAPAPSAPLSPCLIDLRVGHILKAIKHPEADSLFVSTIAMGDKPGTDDTSEYEGQVVRTVCSGLNGLIPLEEMQGRKVVVVCNLKPVKMRGIKSCAMVLAASPKLKEGEEDHHAGPIELVTPPADAKAGERVFFEGWQGEPEGVLNPKKKVWEMIQPGFTTTADLEAAFDAGVVKELSKEGEDAKTGVGKLVTVSGGVCKVKSLAGAIIR comes from the coding sequence ATGGCCAGCTTCACCTCCATCAAATACACCCCCGCCGAGGAAACCGAGCTCAAACAATGGACGCTCACTTCTGAGCGTCTCAAGACCTCGAGCTCCGAaacctcctctctcctcgaCTCTCTCAACACCCATCTAGCATCGCGCACGACGCTCCTGGGCTCCAAGCCTTCATCGGCCGACATCGCCATTTACGAGAGTTTGGCGCCGCAGGTCGCGAAATGGAGTAGCGAGGAGCGAACGGGTGAGAAGGGCCATCCAAATATCGTGCGCCATGTGGATTTTGTGCAGAACTCGCCGATTTTCGGGCTGAatattgaggaagagaagaaagtcaaggTTGATGCTGAGGAAATCCTATATGTCAAACCGCCTGTTGATGCCAAGGCCGAGAAGGAgcgattgaagaaagaaaaggctgCCGCTGCTGCCGCCGCCGCAGGAGGCGAACAAAAGGAAGTGGCAGATCGAACCAAGGAAAAGAGCGACAAGGGAGTTGTAGCTCAAGTCGCCGAGAAGGTTGCCGAAGCAAAAGATACAATTGTTGCAGCTGTAACAGGCGAACAACCACAATTCCCTAGAcaaaagaaggagaagaaagagaaggctCCCAAACCTCAAAAGGCTCCCGCTCCATCTGctcctctttctccatgTTTGATCGATCTCCGTGTTGGTCATATCCTCAAAGCTATCAAGCATCCCGAAGCCGACTCTTTGTTTGTCTCTACCATTGCTATGGGTGACAAGCCCGGTACCGACGATACATCTGAATACGAAGGACAAGTTGTGCGAACCGTCTGCTCTGGTCTTAACGGTCTCATTCCTCTCGAAGAAATGCAAGGTCGCAAGGTAGTAGTTGTGTGCAACCTCAAACCCGTCAAGATGCGTGGTATCAAATCATGCGCCATGGTTTTAGCCGCCTCTCCCAAACtcaaggaaggagaagaagatcacCACGCCGGCCCGATCGAACTTGTTACTCCACCAGCTGATGCTAAGGCTGGTGAACGAGTCTTCTTTGAGGGGTGGCAGGGAGAACCCGAGGGCGTTTTGAacccaaagaagaaggtttGGGAGATGATCCAACCGGGTTTCACCACAACTGCAGATTTAGAAGCTGCTTTTGATGCGGGTGTTGTAAAGGAGTTGAgcaaggaaggagaggatgcCAAGACTGGTGTTGGAAAATTGGTCACTGTGAGTGGTGGTGTTTGCAAGGTCAAGTCTTTGGCTGGAGCTATTATCAGATAA